A single window of Mustela erminea isolate mMusErm1 chromosome 4, mMusErm1.Pri, whole genome shotgun sequence DNA harbors:
- the CDSN gene encoding corneodesmosin produces the protein MGSSQAPQMGRVGGRGMMALLLAALLLPGALAKSIGTFSDPCKGARITSPGDPCFTGKSGSSSFSGHSSSSSSSSSISSSSGSSSGSSGGPSGSGGSSGGASVSSVAQGGSSGSALFKPGTGHSQISYSSGSSFSQSGSSSSQSGSSSSQYGSSSSQPGSGSALPVSDGSSHLGSSQSGGGSSSSVSQSSWISSSNGQRVNSNLRPCNSDVSDSPCSGGPIVSHSGSYISSSHSVSGGQRPVVVVVEQHGSGGPGGVQGAPCNSGGLPGKPCPPITSVDKSYGSYEVVGGSSDSYLVPGMTYSGGKIYPVGYFTKDNPVKGSPGVPSFAAGPPISEGKYFSSNPIIPSHSSSSSNVYQSGSSSAIVFQPVGSGGVQPCAVGSKGPCSLSSSGAHSSSSISSSSSFHPCGGVSQGPCSPPGPGSFSGTSSSQGNGKIILQPCGSKSSSSGHPCISVSSSTLSGGPDGSPQPDPSAGAKPCGPSSSGKLPCRSIRDILAQVKPLGPQLADPEVFLPQGESLDSP, from the coding sequence GGGCCTTGGCTAAGAGCATCGGGACCTTCTCAGACCCCTGCAAGGGTGCACGAATCACCTCCCCCGGCGACCCCTGTTTCACTGGGAAGAGTGGTTCCAGTAGCTTCAGTGGCCACAGTAGCTCCAGCAGTTCCAGCAGCTCCATTTCCAGTTCCAGTGGCTCCAGCAGTGGCTCTTCTGGTGGCCCCAGTGGTTCTGGTGGCTCCAGTGGTGGCGCCAGTGTCTCCAGTGTCGCCCAGGGTGGTTCTTCAGGATCTGCGTTATTTAAGCCAGGAACAGGGCATTCCCAGATCAGCTACTCCTCCGGATCCAGCTTCTCCCAGTCAGGAAGCAGCAGCTCCCAGTCAGGAAGCAGCAGCTCCCAATATGGAAGCAGCAGTTCCCAACCAGGATCTGGCTCGGCTCTACCAGTCAGTGATGGTTCTTCCCACTTAGGATCTTCCCAGTCTGGAGGCGGCTCAAGCTCATCTGTTTCCCAAAGCTCTTGGATATccagcagcaatggccaaaggGTCAACTCTAACTTACGCCCCTGTAATTCAGATGTCTCTGACTCTCCCTGCAGTGGGGGGCCTATTGTCTCCCACTCTGGCTCCTACATCTCCAGCTCCCACTCTGTGTCAGGAGGTCAAAggccagtggtggtggtggtggaacaGCACGGCTCTGGTGGCCCTGGAGGGGTCCAGGGTGCCCCCTGCAACAGTGGTGGCCTTCCAGGGAAGCCCTGCCCCCCAATCACCTCTGTAGACAAGTCTTACGGCAGCTATGAAGTGGTGGGTGGCTCTTCTGACAGTTATCTGGTCCCAGGCATGACCTACAGTGGGGGCAAAATCTACCCTGTGGGCTACTTCACCAAAGATAACCCCGTCAAAGGCTCTCCAGGTGTCCCTTCCTTTGCAGCTGGGCCCCCCATCTCTGAGGGCAAATACTTCTCCAGCAATCCCATCATCCCCAGCCACAGCTCTTCTAGTTCCAATGTCTACCAGTCGGGATCTTCCTCAGCCATTGTGTTCCAGCCAGTGGGCTCTGGTGGGGTCCAGCCCTGTGCAGTTGGCTCTAAGGGGCCCTGCTCCCTCTCGAGTTCTGGAGCCCACAGCAGTTCTAGCATTTCCAGTAGTTCATCCTTCCATCCCTGTGGTGGTGTTTCACAGGGGCCCTGCTCCCCACCTGGCCCTGGCTCCTTCAGCGGCACCTCCAGCTCCCAAGGCAATGGTAAAATCATCCTTCAGCCCTGTGGCAGCAAATCCAGCTCTTCTGGTCACCCTTgcatttctgtttcctcctctacaTTGAGTGGGGGTCCTGATGGCTCTCCCCAACCTGATCCTTCAGCTGGTGCCAAGCCCTGTGGTCCCAGCAGCTCTGGAAAGCTCCCCTGCCGCTCCATCCGGGACATCTTGGCCCAAGTGAAGCCTCTGGGGCCCCAGCTAGCTGACCCTGAAGTTTTCCTACCCCAGGGAGAGTCACTTGACAGTCCATAA
- the C4H6orf15 gene encoding uncharacterized protein C6orf15 homolog — protein MRVECTDLLSAQPLAHLVSVAHPHPQEDKGLAALAQREMLELSKMQGCTVGSSVPLGLILLTCLHLPGFFARSIAAVEEKVLQHLGSNLHLLEQPSLPSHSNSELPQPKPDPGPNDLTRVPLKYNASPLAGFQPAGGSGVQIWPPTGGLPSMDSWSSEDPWQIMAAATEDHVREALPEKWSYLSGAVALPLGNSPLPAAPSTRSTGPIPKASHLYQDSKSRQWLHSNVLGAQREILVQHPLNRIRQPFLPGHPWGTLNPDVSWGGGGPGTGWGTRPMPQPVGIWGINNQYPSTIWGDINRFPGGSWGNINRYPGTSWGDINLYPGGSWGNIHLRPGINRY, from the exons ATGAGAGTGGAATGTACAGACTTATTATCTGCACAACCACTGGCTCATCTTGTTTCtgttgcccacccccacccccaagaggaTAAAGGGCTGGCTGCCTTGGCGCAGAGAGAGATGTTAGAGCTGAGCAAGATGCAGGGCTGCACAGTGGGGAGCAGTGTTCCTCTGGGCCTGATTCTTCTGACCTGTCTTCATCTTCCAG gcTTTTTTGCCCGAAGTATTGCTGCAGTGGAGGAGAAAGTTCTCCAACACTTGGGATCCAACTTGCATCTGCTTGAGCAACCTTCCTTGCCCAGCCACTCCAACTCTGAACTTCCTCAGCCCAAACCAGACCCTGGGCCAAATGATTTAACAAGGGTTCCTTTGAAGTACAATGCTTCTCCATTAGCTGGCTTCCAACCTGCAGGTGGTTCTGGGGTTCAGATATGGCCCCCAACTGGGGGGCTACCCTCCATGGATTCCTGGTCCTCTGAAGATCCTTGGCAGATAATGGCTGCTGCCACTGAGGACCACGTGAGGGAAGCGCTGCCTGAAAAATGGTCTTACCTTTCTGGTGCTGTTGCCCTCCCTCTAGGCAACAGTCCTTTGCCCGCAGCACCCTCTACACGCTCCACAGGCCCCATACCCAAGGCTTCACACCTCTACCAGGATTCCAAGTCTAGACAGTGGCTTCATTCTAATGTGCTGGGAGCCCAGAGAGAAATCCTTGTTCAACATCCTCTTAACAGGATTCGACAGCCATTTCTGCCTGGGCATCCCTGGGGAACCTTGAATCCAGATGTGTCCTGGGGAGGTGGAGGTCCTGGAACTGGATGGGGAACAAGGCCCATGCCACAGCCTGTGGGAATCTGGGGTATCAATAATCAATACCCAAGTACTATATGGGGGGATATTAACCGGTTTCCCGGAGGCAGCTGGGGGAATATTAACCGGTATCCAGGTACCAGCTGGGGGGATATTAACCTATATCCAGGAGGCAGCTGGGGGAATATCCACCTACGCCCAGGTATTAATAGGTATTAA